In Nicotiana tabacum cultivar K326 chromosome 21, ASM71507v2, whole genome shotgun sequence, one DNA window encodes the following:
- the LOC107825053 gene encoding uncharacterized protein LOC107825053 translates to MGACASRPKDLDRDLAPAPVPAEDPATPKKSEGGSVPQEKKDGEETKKEEPLVDVSEAAEEAPKIEEVTTETKAVVEETETVTKEETAKPAEEVKVEAVKEEPKEQQPAAEEKKEVAEKPKDAETAAQ, encoded by the exons ATGGGAGCCTGTGCGAGCAGACCTAAAGATTTGGACAGGGACTTGGCCCCTGCTCCTGTCCCTGCTGAGGACCCTGCTACCCCCAAGAAATCCGAGGGTGGCTCTGTTCCCCAG GAGAAGAAAGATGGAGAGGAAACAAAGAAGGAAGAGCCATTGGTAGATGTATCAGAAGCAGCAGAAGAGGCTCCCAAGATTGAGGAAGTAACCACAGAGACAAAGGCTGTTGTTGAGGAAACAGAAACTGTCACCAAAGAGGAAACAGCCAAACCAGCAGAGGAAGTCAAAGTTGAGGCTGTGAAAGAAGAGCCCAAGGAGCAGCAGCCAGCAGCAGAGGAGAAGAAAGAGGTAGCTGAGAAACCAAAAGATGCTGAAACTGCTGCCCAGTAA